In one window of Canis lupus baileyi chromosome 12, mCanLup2.hap1, whole genome shotgun sequence DNA:
- the CRCT1 gene encoding cysteine-rich C-terminal protein 1, whose amino-acid sequence MSFPQSAASAKGFSKGSSQGPAPCPAPEPEPAASASCCGCCGDSSGCGCCSGCGCFPRRRRRQRRSGCCSCCGGRSQRSQSSSNVQSQGCCGGC is encoded by the coding sequence ATGTCCTTCCCGCAGAGCGCAGCTTCGGCCAAAGGCTTCTCCAAGGGGTCCTCCCAGGGCCCGGCGCCCTGTCCCGCCCCCGAGCCTGAGCCCGCCGCCTCGGCTTCCTGCTGCGGCTGCTGCGGGGACTCCAGCGGCTGCGGCTGCTGCAGCGGCTGCGGCTGCTTCCCGCGGCGGCGCCGTCGACAGCGTCGGAGCGGGTGTTGCAGCTGCTGCGGGGGCCGCAGCCAGAGGTCTCAGAGCTCCAGCAACGTCCAGAGCCAAGGCTGCTGCGGCGGCTGCTGA
- the LOC140600623 gene encoding late cornified envelope protein 3A-like, which translates to MSCQQSQQQCQPSAPEEPSTVLPSSYTSGCTGRWASGSGGGCGHRSSGSCCLSHHRSHQCGHYSSDSCDSGSGWQSGSSRCGLGSVGCC; encoded by the coding sequence ATGTCCTGCCAGCAGAGCCAGCAGCAGTGCCAGCCAAGTGCTCCTGAGGAGCCCAGCACAGTGCTCCCCTCCAGCTATACTTCAGGCTGTACTGGCAGATGGGCTTCAGGCTCTGGAGGTGGCTGTGGCCACAGATCCAGTGGCAGCTGCTGCCTGAGCCACCACAGGTCCCACCAGTGTGGGCACTACAGCTCTGACTCCTGTGACAGTGGCAGTGGGTGGCAGTCTGGGAGTTCTAGGTGTGGCCTCGGCTCTGTGGGCTGCTGCTGA